The genomic stretch GAGGTTTCCAAGCCCGGGGACCCCGGACGGAGTTATATATGAGATGTGCGCAGCGTCTATTGGAAAAGTTTGGAAGTGCCAGGCTAGAGGGcgttccaagggaggaaaatagTAATGCAGATGCTTTGGCAAAAATGGGGTCGCAAATGGATAGCATCCAACTTGGGCAAATTCCTTTGGGAATTCAGGAGATACCAAGTGTTCTTGAGGTAGGGGTATTCCAGACACAGGAGATCCCGCAAGAAAATTGGATGACTCCCATTCATAATTATATTCAAACGGGAGCTTTTCCAGAAGACAAGCTACAAGCTCAACGCCTTCGCTACCAGGCTGCTAAGTGTGTTGAATATGATGAGATATTTTACAAGAGGGGATTTAACCAACCACTGTTATGCTGCGTGGACCCagaagaaggaaattatatcCTTAGGGAGATACACGAAGGGATTTGTGGAAATCACTCGGGGGGTGGTTCATTGGCATTAAAAGCCCTCAGACAAGGATATTACTGGCCAACTATGAAAAAAGATGCCTTTaaatttgtccgggcttgtgATCGTTGCCAGCGATTTGCCAATTTTTCAATGCCCCAGCAACGTCTATCATATCGTTGGCAAGTCCTTGGCCTTTTGCTATGTGAAAGATCGATCTCATTGGGGAGTTGCCCAAAGCAAATGGGGTGTAAAATATGTTGTGGTAGCTGTTGACTACTTTACCAAATGAGCAGAAGCCATGCCACTGGCCACGATCATAACAAAGAAAATAAAGGATTTTGCTTTTAACTCTATAGTCTGCAGGTTCATCACTCCGTACAAGCTCATCCCGGACAATGGGAAGCAATTTGACAGTAAAGAGCTAAGGAAGCTTTGTGAAGACTTGAATATCAAGAAAGATTTTTCCGCGGTCTATCACCCGCAAAAC from Apium graveolens cultivar Ventura unplaced genomic scaffold, ASM990537v1 ctg2313, whole genome shotgun sequence encodes the following:
- the LOC141700412 gene encoding uncharacterized protein LOC141700412 → MSAIHFKFYVTNNDAEYEALINGLKIALEVGVVNFIARSDSELVVNQVNGGFQARGPRTELYMRCAQRLLEKFGSARLEGVPREENSNADALAKMGSQMDSIQLGQIPLGIQEIPSVLEVGVFQTQEIPQENWMTPIHNYIQTGAFPEDKLQAQRLRYQAAKCVEYDEIFYKRGFNQPLLCCVDPEEGNYILREIHEGICGNHSGGGSLALKALRQGYYWPTMKKDAFKFVRACDRCQRFANFSMPQQRLSYRWFITPYKLIPDNGKQFDSKELRKLCEDLNIKKDFSAVYHPQNNGQTKAINKIIKHTLKAKLEEMKGDWPEEMPMVLWSYNTTPRSTTEEIPFLLTYGYEAMVPVEVGARSLRRDLFVEKDAEVNQRLHLDFLDEARMNSQLKLAPYQQIIARYFNKKVKSVPFKVEDLVLRKVMPNTKIANHGVLGANWEGP